Genomic window (Ananas comosus cultivar F153 linkage group 1, ASM154086v1, whole genome shotgun sequence):
AAGGGTGTAGCTTGTCGCAGCACCTTGAACCGTCGCTTTAGGATCCCAAAGGCTTTCTCAACTACATTTCTCAATTGAGCGTGACGATGATTATATAAATCTCGAGGTCCTCGATGCCTTCGTGCCTGTGCGTTTACATCAAATTGGCTCAAGTGGTATCGCTCGCCTCGATAGGGAGCGAGGAAGCGGTCAGTGTTCGCATAGCCTGAATcgactaaataaaattttcctaAACAAATATAAAGCTTTattataattacaataattaaacTTGTATCAGACATTAAATagcaatataatttatttacctCCCGGTACTGTGAAACCGCCGCTCTCGCAACACCATCGCAACACCCTCATATCAGCTGCAGAACCCTCCCACCCGgtgcatacaaataaaaattgatgGTCGAAAGAACATGCTGCCATCATGTTGTGAGATGTAAAACCTTTTCGGCAACGATATCTTGGTTGCTTAGCCTTTCGTACAACCACCGGAATGTGTGTTCCATCTACTGCACCAATTGCattctgaaaaaatatttacatagaTACAATAGTTAACATCAGATATCTCATTATCAAATAAACATAAATTAATTCGACTAATTAAAGAACTCAAATCTGAGGGTTAGTTACCTTGAATGGATGAAAAATCGGATTATCTTTTATTCTTGGGTGTACACCAACATTAGATGCCGGTGGTTGGATGTACTCATGTCTAAGTTCTACCACACCTCGCAGTACATTATTAAAATGCCTACTAATCGTTTCTCCTGAATGTTGAAAAGTTTCAGCTAAAACTCTGTTGGCTACGCCATGACCtataccaaataaaaatataccaaGTTGCTCATTAGCAGTTAAATGCCTAGTGCTTTGTATAAATCCCCTCGCAACTAATTCATCTCGAAGTCTTATAAACATTGTGGTAGTCATCCTAAAATGTTGGTATCCTCTATCAGGATGTCCACTCAATATGTCATGAATTAACTGATGACCAGTGAACGGCCGTGTTCGACAAGGCTGCTTATAAATTGTGCTGCGGAATGAGAAGTCCCCTTCTTCGATAAGTAACGCATGGACTTCTTCCCAATAgtcctcttcctcttctaaGAATGTCATGAGATCGGCAACAAGTGGTGAAGAAAAAGCTTGACGAAAGATTGCACCAGCCATGACTGCAaatgaacaaaagaaaacatTCATAACACAATTATAGTTATAGATTAATTTATAATGGCTCAGGTAGTAAGgtagaaaaatatgcaggtgGCTGCATGGTCTTTAACCATGCCTCCCAACCTTGCACACCTATTTGGTTAGATATCAGCATCGCcaaaaggagaaagaaggatgcaagaaaagaaaaaagggtaaAGAAGATGTGAAGCTGAAGCAAGAATCAGGTGCACAAGATTATAAGTGACAGTATTGCAAATAGTCAAGTAAGCAAATTACTGCCTTACAGCTGAAATTCCATATATGAATCAAAGCTGAAACAAAGTATAAATGGTGATACTTTGTGTTGGCTCAGGTTTTAAGACCCACAACCATGAATGTGGATGCAATACCTTACGAATCGCCGCCCAATCCATTCAAGCCTGctagtcttttatcatcattgccGAATTCATTGCCAATATGACCACATGTAGAATATGATCTGGGAGAAGAAACAACTTACCTTGGGCGGCACTGAACTAACCACATTACTGCAGGTTGGAAGAAGAAATGAAGCAGTGAACAGTTGGAGATCGAGGTGAAATGGCATCCAACAGAATGTGAGTAAAAGCAACAATGTTGCAAGTACAAGTATAGATGGTCACATATTGTGTTGGCTCAGGTATTAAGGCCCACAAGCATGAATGGTGGATGCAACACCTTACGAATCGCCGCCCAATCCATTCAAGTCTGctagtcttttatcatcattgccGAATTCATTGCCGATATGACCCACATATACATTTAGATGTAGGAGAAGAAAGAACTCACCTTGGGTAGCAGTGTTCTAACCACATCACTGCAGGTTGGAAGAAGAGATGCAGTAGTGAACAGTTAGAGAGGTGAAATGGCATCCAACAGAATGTGAGTAAAAGCAACAATGTTGCAATTACAAGTATAAATGGTGATATATTGTGTTGGCTCAGGTATTAAGGCCCACAAGTATCAATGGTGGCTGCAATACCTTAATATTGCCCCCCAAACCATTCACACCTGCTACTCTGTTACACATCATTGCCGAACGGACCAACATGTAAACCGACAGCTGacaggagagaagaagaaaagttatACAATGAAGTAAACAAGCAGCGAACAATCAATGCAAAGATAGGTATACAAAGCTGTATTCGAACTACACTCATTTGTTATACCTGAACTTTACAATCTGAACAAACTAGTTTTACAATGCAGTAAACAGGTAGTGAAGAAACAATATAAAGAAAGCTATATAAAGCTGTAGATGATCTACACTAATTAtttatacat
Coding sequences:
- the LOC109713860 gene encoding uncharacterized protein LOC109713860 isoform X1, whose amino-acid sequence is MNVFFCSFAVMAGAIFRQAFSSPLVADLMTFLEEEEDYWEEVHALLIEEGDFSFRSTIYKQPCRTRPFTGHQLIHDILSGHPDRGYQHFRMTTTMFIRLRDELVARGFIQSTRHLTANEQLGIFLFGIGHGVANRVLAETFQHSGETISRHFNNVLRGVVELRHEYIQPPASNVGVHPRIKDNPIFHPFKNAIGAVDGTHIPVVVRKAKQPRYRCRKGFTSHNMMAACSFDHQFLFVCTGWEGSAADMRVLRWCCESGGFTVPGGKFYLVDSGYANTDRFLAPYRGERYHLSQFDVNAQARRHRGPRDLYNHRHAQLRNVVEKAFGILKRRFKVLRQATPFPYKVQCRIALACCVIHNFIKRHQGTDRYFNMQTDQFPTDDQNDDSIPPIGPDESRRGDALRTMITEQLWNNR
- the LOC109713860 gene encoding uncharacterized protein LOC109713860 isoform X2, with translation MAGAIFRQAFSSPLVADLMTFLEEEEDYWEEVHALLIEEGDFSFRSTIYKQPCRTRPFTGHQLIHDILSGHPDRGYQHFRMTTTMFIRLRDELVARGFIQSTRHLTANEQLGIFLFGIGHGVANRVLAETFQHSGETISRHFNNVLRGVVELRHEYIQPPASNVGVHPRIKDNPIFHPFKNAIGAVDGTHIPVVVRKAKQPRYRCRKGFTSHNMMAACSFDHQFLFVCTGWEGSAADMRVLRWCCESGGFTVPGGKFYLVDSGYANTDRFLAPYRGERYHLSQFDVNAQARRHRGPRDLYNHRHAQLRNVVEKAFGILKRRFKVLRQATPFPYKVQCRIALACCVIHNFIKRHQGTDRYFNMQTDQFPTDDQNDDSIPPIGPDESRRGDALRTMITEQLWNNR